AGGACGGATGCGGACTCGTCGGGGCCGGCCCAGTACCGTTTGCGAATGCCCGTCCGCTCCACAATCCACTCACTGGTGGTCTCCACCATCCGCTCCATGTCGGCGTTGGTGAGGCCTCTGGCGGGAACAGCCTTCCCCCAGCCAATGATGCGTGGCCCCATTCTTCCTCCGTTGTCCATAGTCGCGCGCAGCCGTTTCTCCCTTGCGACAAACGATTTTCAGTATAGCAAGAGTCGCTCACACGGTCAACCTGCGTTGTTCCCACGCGCATCGCCTCGCCAAAAGCGTGCGGGCATCCTGGGCCGCTCCGCTTGACACTCCCAAGGCGCTGGCCTATGATGGGCCAAACGACCCCATAGGAGTTTCCTATGGGCTTGAGATATGTCAGTATGCGCACCGACGCCCTGGATGTGTTCCCCGAGGCCACCTCGGTAGCTCCCTCCGGCCATCTGGTCATCGGCGGCTGTGACACCGTGGAGATGGCGCGGCGCTTCGGCACGCCCCTGTACGTCTTCGACGAGCGGACACTGCGCGGCATGTGCCGCGCCTTCGTCGGCGAGTTCGGGCGGCGTCATCCTCAGAGCCAGGTGCTCTACGCCAGCAAGGCGTACATCAATCCGGCGCTGGCCCGCATCTTTCAGGAGGAGGGCCTGGGGCTGGACGTAGTGTCCGCCGGAGAGATGGCCATCGCGCGGGCGGCCGGCTTTCCGCTGGAGCGCGTGTACTTCCACGGCAACAACAAAGGCCCGGAGGAGTTGAAGCTGGCCCTGGAGTGGGGGATAGGACGCGTGGTGGTGGACAATTTCCATGAGCTTGACCTGCTTGACCGCCTGGCGCGGGAAGCGGGCAAGGTGCAGGACGTGCTCGTCCGCGTCTCCCCTGGCGTTGACCCGCATACGCACGCGCACACCACGACGGGCATCCTGGACAGTAAGTTCGGGATGTCCATCCAGACTGGCCAGGCGGAGGAGGCCGTCGCGCGGGCGCGGAAGGCGAAGGGGCTTCGTCTGATGGGCCTGCACTACCACCTGGGTTCTCCCATCTTTGAGCTGGAGCCTTACGCCCAGGGGATGAAGGTCGTGCTGGAGTTCGCCGCAGCCATGCGCCAGCGCCACGGGCTGGAGATGAGGGAGCTGAGTCCCGGCGGCGGCTTCGCCGTCCAGTACACGCGCCAGGCGCCACCCGCCGTGGGGCAGTACGCGGAAACCATCGTCAGCGCGCTGCGCCAGGGCTGCGACGCCCACAACCTGCCGTTGCCGCGCCTGGTGCTAGAGCCGGGGCGGGCCATCGTCGGGCGGGCGGGCGTAGCCCTGTACACGGTGGGCGCGCGAAAGGACATTCCCGGCGTACGCACCTACGTGTCCGTGGACGGCGGCATGGGCGACAACATCCGACCCGCCATCTACAGCTCCGAGTACGAGGCGCTGGTGGCGAACAAGGCGGGAGCGGCCCCCGCGGAGAAGGTCACCATCGCGGGGAAGTACTGCGAGTCCGGCGACATCCTGCTAAAAGATATCGTGCTGCCACCGCTGGAGCCGGGCGACGTGCTGGCGGTGCCCGCGTCCGGGGCGTACTGTCTGTCCATGGCCAGCAACTATAACGCGAGCCTCAAGCCGGCCATCGTGCTGGTGAAGGACGGCCAGGCCAGGCTTATCCGCAGGCGGGAGACCTTTGACGACCTCCTGCGCTGCGACGTGTACTAGGAGGAGCTATCGTGGGGTGGGGCCTGGTGGGCCATCGGGAGGCTGTTGTCCAGCTCAGCCGCGCGCTGGCGACGGGACGCCTGGCGCACGCCTACCTCTTCGTGGGGCCGAAAGGCGTGGGCAAGGGTACGCTGGCCCGCGCTCTGGCCCAGGCCGTGAACTGCTCCGCCGCGGAGCCGCCCTGCGGCGAGTGCGCGTC
Above is a genomic segment from Dehalococcoidia bacterium containing:
- the lysA gene encoding diaminopimelate decarboxylase — its product is MGLRYVSMRTDALDVFPEATSVAPSGHLVIGGCDTVEMARRFGTPLYVFDERTLRGMCRAFVGEFGRRHPQSQVLYASKAYINPALARIFQEEGLGLDVVSAGEMAIARAAGFPLERVYFHGNNKGPEELKLALEWGIGRVVVDNFHELDLLDRLAREAGKVQDVLVRVSPGVDPHTHAHTTTGILDSKFGMSIQTGQAEEAVARARKAKGLRLMGLHYHLGSPIFELEPYAQGMKVVLEFAAAMRQRHGLEMRELSPGGGFAVQYTRQAPPAVGQYAETIVSALRQGCDAHNLPLPRLVLEPGRAIVGRAGVALYTVGARKDIPGVRTYVSVDGGMGDNIRPAIYSSEYEALVANKAGAAPAEKVTIAGKYCESGDILLKDIVLPPLEPGDVLAVPASGAYCLSMASNYNASLKPAIVLVKDGQARLIRRRETFDDLLRCDVY